In a genomic window of Venatoribacter cucullus:
- the dnaN gene encoding DNA polymerase III subunit beta, which yields MKFVIAREALLRPLQLVAGVVEKRQTLPVLSNVLLELRGQQLSLTGTDLEVELVGRVMLEEVGQEGEITVPGKKLMDICRSLPDGSQIEIEQDDQRVIVRSGRYRSTLSTLPASEFPNVENISGEQSFTLAQSALRRVIERTSFAMAQQDVRYYLNGMLFEVSSNGLRTVATDGHRLATCKAEIAGPDTAQQIILPRKGVLELAKLLADPEASVTLALSSNHLRAHTENFTFTSKLVDGKFPDYTRVIPKNGSNILLADRNELRHVFNRTAILSNEKYRGVRLVLETDLLKVLANNPEQEEAEESLAVEYRGDALEMGFNVSYLQDVMGVLDSHLVKMTLSDANSSALLEEPEGGDAMYVVMPMRL from the coding sequence ATGAAATTCGTTATCGCCAGGGAAGCCCTGTTACGTCCTTTGCAATTGGTGGCCGGCGTGGTGGAAAAACGCCAGACTCTGCCGGTATTGTCTAACGTACTGCTGGAACTGCGGGGGCAGCAATTATCCCTGACCGGTACCGATCTGGAAGTTGAACTGGTCGGCCGTGTGATGCTGGAAGAAGTTGGCCAGGAAGGTGAAATCACCGTGCCCGGCAAAAAACTGATGGATATCTGCCGCTCATTACCGGATGGCTCTCAGATTGAAATTGAACAGGACGATCAGCGCGTTATTGTCCGCTCTGGCCGTTACCGCTCAACCCTGTCTACGCTGCCAGCCAGTGAATTCCCCAATGTGGAAAACATTTCCGGTGAACAAAGCTTTACGCTGGCCCAGAGCGCCCTGCGTCGTGTTATTGAACGCACCAGCTTCGCCATGGCGCAGCAGGATGTCCGTTACTACCTGAACGGCATGCTGTTCGAAGTCAGCAGCAATGGTCTGCGTACCGTTGCGACCGACGGCCACCGTCTGGCCACCTGCAAAGCCGAAATTGCCGGCCCGGATACCGCCCAGCAGATTATTCTGCCGCGTAAAGGCGTGCTGGAACTGGCCAAATTGCTGGCCGACCCGGAAGCCTCAGTAACCCTGGCGCTCAGCAGCAATCACCTGCGTGCCCATACCGAAAATTTCACCTTTACCTCGAAGCTGGTAGACGGCAAATTCCCGGATTACACCCGCGTTATTCCGAAAAACGGCAGCAATATTCTGCTGGCTGACCGTAATGAACTGCGTCATGTCTTTAACCGCACCGCGATTCTCTCTAACGAGAAATACCGCGGTGTCCGCCTGGTACTGGAAACCGACCTGCTGAAGGTTCTGGCCAACAACCCGGAACAGGAAGAAGCCGAAGAATCCCTGGCGGTAGAATACCGTGGCGATGCTTTGGAAATGGGCTTTAACGTTTCTTACCTGCAGGACGTAATGGGCGTACTGGATTCGCACCTGGTCAAAATGACCCTGTCTGACGCTAACAGCAGCGCGTTGCTGGAAGAGCCGGAAGGTGGTGATGCTATGTACGTTGTTATGCCGATGCGCCTGTAG